The segment CCTGTAGAAAGCCACCACTGCATCCAGGTCTTCCACCGGTAACAACGCAATACATTTCCGGTATCCCATGGCTTCTATCCTTTCAGTCCCGTCAGCGTCACGCCTTGAATAAACTGCCGCTGCGCCGCGAAGAACAGCACAACCACCGGCAGCGTCATCAGCACCGCGGCCGCCATCATGACACCATGCTGCACGAGCCAAACCATGATTGCCTGCAACGCGAACAGCCCCAAGCTCAACGGGTACAACTCCTGCTTCGCGATGTAGATCAGCGGCCCCATGAAATCGTTCCAGACCCAAAGAAACGTGAAGATGCCTATGGTCGCCAACGCCGGCTTGATAAGCGGCAGGATAATTCTGGTATAAATCGCCACGTAGCCGCATCCGTCAATCTTCGCGCTGTCCTCAAGCTCGCGCGGGATACCGAGCATGAACTGGCGCAACAGGAAGATATAGAACGCGCCGCCGCAGAATGCGGGAACCCAAAGCGGGCGCAGCGTATTGTAGAATCCCACCGTCTTGAAGATCAGGAACAGCGGAATCATCGTCACCTGCGGCGGAACCATCAGTGTGGCCAACATCGCCACGAAGAACAAATCCCGCCCCGGCCAGCGCAGCCGCGCAAACGCAAATGCGACCAGGCTGGACGCCAGAACCTGCCCCAGTATGTTCAACGCCACCAGCACGAGGCTGTTCCACACATATCCCCACAACGGCACACGCCGCAACACGTCGCGATAGTTTGCCAGGTATTTGTTCCAGAGCCGCCCCACCGCGCCCGCGTCCCGGTATTCAATCGTGATCAGCGCCCGGCCCGGCAGGGATGCATCCGGCGCCCCGCATTCTTCCAGTACGACCCAGTTCCGGTAATCGACCCCGCGGTCCAGCTCGCTCGCAACCTGCCAAGTCGACTCCTGCCAGCGGTCCGTCCCCGCATAGGCCGCCTCCCGCGCTCTCAGACGCCGCGCGGGCGCCATGCCTTCCCCGGGCAAGTCCAGCGTTATCCTGATTTCGTGCCAGGAACGGTCCCCGTGATTCGTCACGCTCACTTTGCGGAACAACGCCGGCGAAACGCCCAAGGGCACGTTCAACCGCACCCGGAACGAGTCTCGCTCCCGAAAACTGTAGAATATTTCTTGCGCAGGCCGCGGAACTGAGCGCGCTTCGCACCGCGCATCCCCCTCCACGGCGAAAAGCACCTCGCCCCCGTCCGCATCTCCCGCCACCCCCGCCCACGGTACCTCACGCGCCTCCCCCAGCCCGACATGCGCCCGGTCCATCT is part of the Candidatus Hydrogenedentota bacterium genome and harbors:
- a CDS encoding carbohydrate ABC transporter permease — its product is LFRESADAAAAWFTDETRLTADLVQEVFDAVYRRVALSEILFVSWKMDRAHVGLGEAREVPWAGVAGDADGGEVLFAVEGDARCEARSVPRPAQEIFYSFRERDSFRVRLNVPLGVSPALFRKVSVTNHGDRSWHEIRITLDLPGEGMAPARRLRAREAAYAGTDRWQESTWQVASELDRGVDYRNWVVLEECGAPDASLPGRALITIEYRDAGAVGRLWNKYLANYRDVLRRVPLWGYVWNSLVLVALNILGQVLASSLVAFAFARLRWPGRDLFFVAMLATLMVPPQVTMIPLFLIFKTVGFYNTLRPLWVPAFCGGAFYIFLLRQFMLGIPRELEDSAKIDGCGYVAIYTRIILPLIKPALATIGIFTFLWVWNDFMGPLIYIAKQELYPLSLGLFALQAIMVWLVQHGVMMAAAVLMTLPVVVLFFAAQRQFIQGVTLTGLKG